The following proteins are co-located in the Pyricularia oryzae 70-15 chromosome 1, whole genome shotgun sequence genome:
- a CDS encoding WD repeat-containing protein srw1 — MGVNGDAAVSLGLASSSKRTVRASNSPAVGARASTPPPAIDRNHFDGGNHRDSQGGRRGRNGARLSDASSHDLDLDAANHALRREVLSRQSRETTPNGSPHRKRQRITGDRFIPTRSGQDLHASFNLLHEDGSPATPSKQKKRTPHGELHFQKTEEANRTYSTLLRAEIFENSVPQAATALSPDQASSRGSNVHHGTRAQTPPHNPPPLPASLTPSTPHKNLFSYMSPRHHSSLGGHPTPNRTPQSRHGPNMDTRAEIYSLSPVRFGSQQMLLSPRRQPRAVSKVPYKVLDAPDLADDFYLNLVDWGSANVLGVGLGSSVYMWNAQTSRVNKLCTLEDDTVTSVSWIQKGTHIAIGTGKGLVQIWDAEKSRRLRTMTGHTARVGSLAWNTHILTSGSRDRLIYHRDVRAPDQWMRKLVGHKQEVCGLKWNCEDGQLASGGNDNKLMVWDRLSDTPLWKFSDHTAAVKAIAWSPHQRGLLASGGGTADRRIIFHDTLRGTVVNEIDTGSQVCNIAWSKNSNEIVSTHGYSQNQIVVWKYPSMTQVASLTGHTYRVLYLAMSPDGRVVVTGAGDETLRFWNLFGRRPGAREDNDSGGRLSDWGIIR, encoded by the exons ATGGGCGTCAATGGAGATGCCGCAGTCAGCTTAGGCTTGGCTTCGTCGTCTAAACGCACAGTCCGAGCCTCCAACAGTCCCGCTGTCGGGGCCAGGGCTAGCACTCCCCCGCCTGCCATCGACCGTAATCATTTTGATGGCGGGAATCATCGGGACTCTCAAGGCGGGCGTAGGGGCCGCAATGGGGCGAGGTTGAGTGATGCCAGCAGTCACGACCTGGATCTAGACGCAGCGAACCACGCCCTTCGCAGGGAAGTCTTGAGTCGGCAGTCAAGAGAAACGACGCCAAATGGGAGTCCGCATAGGAAGCGACAGCGTATTACAGGCGATAG GTTTATTCCAACTCGCTCTGGACAAGACCTACATGCCAGTTTCAATCTTCTTCATGAGGACGGTTCACCTGCAACACCATCCAAACAAAAGAAGCGCACTCCCCATGGCGAATTACATTTTCAGAAAA CCGAGGAGGCAAACCGTACCTATTCCACCCTACTACGTGCTGAGATCTTTGAGAACTCTGTCCCTCAGGCAGCAACAGCGCTTTCTCCAGACCAGGCATCTTCAAGAGGTTCCAATGTGCACCACGGCACGAGAGCCCAGACACCCCCGCACAATCCGCCACCACTACCTGCCTCCCTGACACCATCAACTCCTCACAAAAACCTTTTTTCATACATGTCACCTCGACATCACAGCAGTCTTGGTGGACATCCTACTCCGAACCGCACTCCACAAAGTAGGCACGGGCCCAACATGGACACGCGGGCCGAAATATACAGCTTGTCACCGGTAAGATTCGGCAGCCAACAAATGTTGCTGAGTCCCCGCAGGCAGCCCAGGGCCGTCAGTAAGGTACCATATAAAGTCCTTGACGCGCCCGATCTAGCAGACGACTTTTATCTCAACCTGGTCGACTGGGGCAGTGCAAATGTCCTCGGCGTGGGACTTGGTTCAAGCGTTTATATGTGGAACGCGCAGACAAGTCGCGTCAACAAGCTGTGCACTCTAGAAGACGACACTGTCACTAGCGTATCTTGGATACAAAAAGGTACGCATATTGCCATTGGAACTGGCAAGGGCCTCGTTCAGATttgggatgccgaaaagtcTAGGAGGTTAAGGACCATGACTGGCCATACTGCGCGAGTCGGGTCACTGGCCTGGAACACGCACATTCTTACCTCAGGCTCCCGGGACCGGTTAATATACCACCGCGATGTGCGAGCACCGGACCAGTGGATGAGGAAACTTGTTGGTCACAAACAGGAAGTTTGCGGCCTCAAGTGGAACTGCGAAGACGGGCAACTGGCCAGCGGAGGAAACGACAATAAACTCATGGTGTGGGACAGGCTTTCAGACACACCCCTCTGGAAGTTTTCAGACCATACAGCAGCGGTCAAGGCAATCGCGTGGTCCCCTCACCAGCGAGGGCTGTTGGCTTCGGGCGGTGGTACGGCCGATCGGCGAATTATATTTCACGATACGCTACGCGGGACGGTCGTGAATGAGATTGACACGGGTAGCCAGGTATGCAATATTGCCTGGTCTAAAAACTCAAACGAGATCGTGTCTACGCACGGTTACTCCCAGAATCAAATAGTAGTCTGGAAGTATCCTAGCATGACGCAAGTCGCCAGCCTTACGGGCCACACGTATAGAGTACTGTACTTGGCGATGAGCCCCGATGGAAGGGTAGTGGTCACTGGTGCGGGCGACGAGACATTACGATTCTGGAATCTATTTGGGAGGAGACCAGGAGCAAGAGAGGACAACGACAGCGGGGGACGATTGTCAGACTGGGGCATCATACGCTGA